A genomic region of Burkholderia humptydooensis contains the following coding sequences:
- a CDS encoding ATP-binding domain-containing protein: MARIIPDDWMNLAATGAAERERETLATLERTLPDAYTVYHGVHWTRADQNFSVFGEADFVIVSPAGRVLVIEQKAGFLRETPKGLVKVYLQTERNVSIQLARTLENLHRRLTAALGAGAYGVEELLYCPDYTIRNPAIAGVAPARIVDATRRHELAARIVDALPADEPPFPSAAKIHHFLADELSLTPDTSALVGQADTLVTRLAGGLAAWARRLAFAPFRLRVIATAGSGKTQLAVQAMRDAISAGKRVLYVCFNRPLADHVARIAPAGATIANYHQLCDWIARDGGHAPDFGAHDAFAQLEARFAQTPIAERWRFDTLIVDEGQDFQPSWAGALERLVAPDGAWWWLEDPLQNLYMRDSVPLPGWVTLKETTNYRSPRDILDYVRDVVGSVEPLAAELASGSPFGGSDISISAYDAADAESAAQACIDATKRAITHALALGFRKQDIAVLSFRGREGSALAALDQLGPHRVKSFTGKYDLFGNPEYREGDVLLDSIYRFKGQAAPCVILTEVDFDAFDERAARKLFVGATRATMKLIVVAARRAAQRIAPSA, translated from the coding sequence ATGGCCCGCATCATTCCCGACGACTGGATGAACCTCGCCGCCACGGGCGCGGCCGAGCGCGAGCGCGAAACGCTCGCGACGCTGGAGCGGACACTGCCCGACGCGTACACCGTCTATCACGGCGTGCACTGGACGCGCGCGGACCAGAACTTCTCGGTATTCGGCGAAGCCGACTTCGTGATCGTGAGCCCGGCCGGGCGCGTGCTCGTGATCGAGCAGAAGGCGGGCTTCCTGCGCGAGACGCCGAAGGGGCTCGTCAAGGTCTATCTGCAGACCGAGCGCAACGTGTCGATCCAGCTCGCGCGCACGCTCGAAAACCTGCATCGCCGGCTCACCGCCGCGCTCGGCGCGGGTGCTTACGGCGTCGAGGAACTGCTGTACTGCCCGGACTACACGATCAGGAATCCCGCGATCGCGGGCGTCGCGCCCGCGCGGATCGTCGACGCGACGCGCAGGCACGAGCTCGCCGCGCGCATCGTCGACGCGCTGCCCGCCGACGAGCCGCCCTTTCCGAGCGCGGCGAAGATCCACCATTTCCTCGCGGACGAGCTGTCGCTCACGCCGGACACGAGCGCGCTCGTCGGCCAGGCGGACACGCTCGTCACGCGGCTCGCGGGCGGCCTCGCCGCGTGGGCGCGCCGGCTCGCGTTCGCGCCGTTCCGGCTGCGCGTGATCGCGACCGCGGGCTCCGGCAAGACGCAGCTCGCGGTGCAGGCGATGCGCGACGCGATCTCGGCCGGCAAGCGCGTGCTGTACGTGTGCTTCAACCGGCCGCTCGCCGACCACGTCGCGCGTATCGCGCCCGCGGGCGCGACGATCGCGAACTACCATCAGCTCTGCGACTGGATCGCGCGCGACGGCGGCCACGCCCCCGACTTCGGCGCGCACGACGCGTTCGCGCAGCTCGAGGCGCGCTTCGCGCAAACGCCGATCGCCGAGCGCTGGCGGTTCGATACGCTGATCGTCGACGAAGGCCAGGACTTCCAGCCGTCGTGGGCGGGCGCGCTCGAGCGGCTCGTCGCGCCTGACGGCGCATGGTGGTGGCTCGAGGACCCGCTGCAGAACCTCTACATGCGCGACAGCGTGCCGCTGCCCGGCTGGGTGACGCTCAAGGAGACGACCAACTACCGCAGCCCGCGCGACATCCTCGACTACGTGCGCGACGTCGTCGGCAGCGTCGAGCCGCTCGCGGCCGAACTCGCGTCGGGCAGCCCGTTCGGCGGATCGGATATCTCGATTTCCGCGTACGACGCGGCGGACGCGGAATCGGCCGCGCAAGCGTGCATCGACGCAACGAAGCGCGCGATCACGCACGCGCTCGCGCTCGGCTTTCGCAAGCAGGACATCGCGGTGCTGTCGTTCAGGGGGCGCGAGGGCTCGGCGCTCGCCGCGCTCGACCAGCTCGGCCCGCACCGCGTGAAGAGCTTCACCGGCAAATACGATCTGTTCGGGAATCCGGAATACCGGGAAGGCGACGTGCTGCTCGACTCGATCTATCGATTCAAGGGGCAGGCGGCGCCATGCGTGATCCTGACCGAAGTCGACTTCGACGCGTTCGACGAGCGGGCGGCGCGCAAGCTGTTCGTCGGCGCGACGCGCGCGACGATGAAGCTGATCGTCGTCGCGGCGCGGCGCGCGGCGCAGCGGATCGCGCCTTCCGCCTGA
- a CDS encoding helix-turn-helix domain-containing protein, with protein sequence MTNEAITTDSLAVAERVRELMTRHGIGKRQQTTELCRILDLSFSQGHRKLRGSSPWTLAQIKKVAEAYGEPAAQLFGAQALDPGMVGACARDAVLYAGIAEIACTAWIGGLLDAGARPEFVAYEQQGRWRVLRHTGVLYQNAYDVHKIEIYPRRAESDRLLVAVIDADSVSADEVCRYLDEQGFVTARFGSVDAFADALQGQAFDAVVTEWMFDGRNAADAIQAVRASDNPGAPIFVLTGDLLTGRASEAEISEVIRVYDVVCYEKPARMAILSADLAKRLSRA encoded by the coding sequence ATGACCAACGAAGCAATCACCACGGATTCCCTTGCGGTCGCCGAGCGCGTGCGCGAGCTGATGACCCGCCACGGCATCGGCAAGCGTCAGCAGACGACCGAGCTCTGCCGAATTCTCGACCTGAGCTTTTCGCAAGGGCATCGCAAGCTGCGCGGCAGCAGTCCCTGGACGCTCGCGCAAATCAAGAAAGTCGCCGAAGCGTATGGCGAGCCCGCCGCGCAACTGTTCGGCGCGCAGGCGCTCGATCCCGGCATGGTCGGCGCATGCGCGCGCGACGCGGTGCTGTATGCGGGCATCGCCGAGATTGCGTGCACCGCATGGATCGGCGGGCTCCTCGACGCCGGCGCGCGCCCCGAGTTCGTCGCATACGAACAGCAGGGCCGCTGGCGCGTGCTGCGCCACACGGGCGTGCTCTACCAGAACGCGTACGACGTTCACAAGATCGAGATCTATCCGCGCCGCGCGGAAAGCGACAGGCTGCTCGTCGCCGTGATCGACGCCGACAGCGTGAGCGCCGACGAAGTCTGCCGCTATCTCGACGAGCAGGGCTTCGTGACGGCGCGCTTTGGCAGCGTCGACGCGTTCGCCGATGCGCTGCAGGGCCAGGCATTCGACGCGGTGGTCACCGAGTGGATGTTCGACGGCCGCAACGCCGCCGACGCGATCCAGGCCGTGCGCGCGTCCGACAATCCGGGCGCGCCGATCTTCGTGCTGACGGGCGACCTGCTGACGGGCCGCGCGAGCGAAGCCGAGATCAGCGAAGTGATCCGCGTCTACGACGTCGTCTGCTACGAGAAACCCGCCCGCATGGCGATCCTGAGCGCCGATCTCGCGAAGCGTCTGTCGCGCGCGTGA
- a CDS encoding methyl-accepting chemotaxis protein codes for MNAFFSRFSIRTRIFSTLGLVAALLTITGVIGFFSMQNSNAALGDAYTRQLAAKTALASASLNLAITRTTLDRVILHPEVPDAANTLAKAEQYLAASDRGWRDYDALPRSDDEKTLAAQANAARRALVDEALKPLIDALKAGRHDEADRLMMTVAPPLSVAWTKATAALDDARAAYGKAAYDDAEQMYGWLRLMLGGLIAFGLAACLGCAIGLHFAITQPLVRILGHLRRLSDGDLTGELRWTSHDEMAELVKGLTTMQRSLSDTVRKVTNGSESIATATRQIAAGNTDLSQRTEEQAAALQQTAASMEQLTATVKQNADNAREAQNCADSATDIATKGATVVGEVVGTMAEIDQSSQKVADIIGTIEGIAFQTNILALNAAVEAARAGEQGRGFAVVAGEVRTLAQRSASAAKEIKALIGESVERVATGSRLVGSAGDTMQEIQRAIARVTGIMTEISAASNEQRDGIEQVNRAVSQMDQVSQQNAALVEQAAAAAASLEEQADGLRHTVGAFRVV; via the coding sequence CGGCTTCTTCAGCATGCAGAACTCGAACGCCGCGCTCGGCGACGCGTACACGCGGCAGCTCGCGGCGAAGACGGCGCTCGCGTCGGCGAGCCTCAATCTCGCGATCACGCGCACGACGCTCGATCGCGTGATCCTGCATCCGGAGGTGCCCGACGCCGCGAACACGCTCGCGAAGGCGGAGCAGTATCTGGCCGCGTCGGACCGCGGCTGGCGCGACTATGACGCGCTGCCGCGCAGCGACGACGAAAAGACGCTCGCCGCGCAGGCGAACGCGGCGCGCCGCGCGCTCGTCGACGAGGCGCTCAAGCCGTTGATCGACGCGCTGAAGGCCGGCCGGCACGACGAAGCCGACCGCCTGATGATGACGGTCGCGCCGCCGCTGTCGGTTGCGTGGACGAAGGCGACGGCCGCGCTCGACGACGCGCGCGCCGCGTACGGCAAGGCCGCGTACGACGACGCCGAGCAAATGTACGGCTGGCTGCGGCTCATGCTCGGCGGGCTGATCGCGTTCGGCCTCGCCGCGTGCCTTGGCTGCGCGATCGGCCTGCACTTCGCGATCACGCAGCCGCTCGTGCGGATCCTCGGGCACCTGCGCCGCCTGTCGGACGGCGATCTGACGGGCGAGCTGCGCTGGACGTCGCACGACGAAATGGCCGAGCTCGTCAAGGGCCTCACGACGATGCAGCGCAGCCTGTCGGACACCGTGCGCAAGGTGACGAACGGCTCCGAATCGATCGCCACCGCGACGCGCCAGATCGCGGCCGGCAACACCGATCTGTCGCAGCGCACCGAGGAGCAGGCGGCCGCGCTGCAGCAGACGGCGGCGAGCATGGAGCAATTGACCGCGACGGTGAAGCAGAACGCGGACAACGCGCGCGAAGCGCAGAACTGCGCGGACAGCGCGACCGACATCGCGACGAAGGGCGCGACGGTCGTCGGCGAGGTGGTCGGCACGATGGCCGAGATCGACCAGAGCTCGCAGAAGGTGGCCGACATCATCGGCACGATCGAAGGGATCGCGTTCCAGACCAACATCCTCGCGCTGAACGCGGCCGTCGAGGCCGCGCGCGCGGGCGAGCAGGGCCGCGGCTTCGCGGTCGTCGCGGGCGAGGTGCGCACGCTCGCGCAGCGCTCCGCGTCGGCGGCCAAGGAGATCAAGGCGCTGATCGGCGAATCGGTCGAGCGGGTCGCGACGGGCTCGCGTCTCGTCGGCTCGGCGGGCGACACGATGCAGGAGATCCAGCGCGCGATCGCGCGCGTGACCGGCATCATGACCGAGATCTCGGCCGCGTCGAACGAGCAGCGCGACGGCATCGAGCAGGTCAACCGCGCCGTCTCGCAGATGGATCAGGTGTCGCAGCAAAACGCGGCGCTCGTCGAGCAGGCCGCCGCCGCCGCCGCGTCGCTCGAGGAGCAGGCGGACGGGCTGCGGCACACGGTCGGCGCGTTCCGCGTCGTCTGA